The window gagaaaattggTTTTCACGTGTTGAATAATAGTACatacagtaagaaaaaaaacaccactttcATTACTTCCTGTTCCCAGACGGCGCTCCGTTTGCATGTTTGATTTGCGTAAATAGTAACATAGGATggtaatttgacttttttccagCTAACTACATTCATCATGAGAGCAAACTCAAAATAGAGAACAGATTAAAAGTACACTGATTATAGAGGACATGGGTTGAACCTTCAAGCACAAAATTGTTGTCTACATGAGGTCATGTCAGAGAGaatcatccacacacacacacacaagctggTCCAGACACACTCAGATTATTTAACATCCACTGCTGTACTTACCAGATGTGACGAAATAGTATTTTTCAAGACACAGCTCTCACCACAGGTTtctggctgttgtcctgtaaaGTCGTCTGTCTTCCTCATTTTCATGCCTTACCTTGAAGACGCACATTATGATTCAGCGGTCATAAATATAATGCTATCAGCTGGTAAACATGGCGCAAAGGGCAGGGAGATAACAGGAGCTGTGCAGTAGgatcacaaaaaataaagaaatacttgatGTTGAAACTCTGATTGTGATCAGATTCCCACCCATGTTTATTAAAAGCCAAACTAACCTTTAGTCTTTTATGAATTAGATTCGCAATCACCACAAGTGATATCACATCACATGATTCAGACACTAAGAAAACACTGTAAAGATTACCTAGAAAGCTTTTCAGTTTTGATCTTTTAAGCTGACAAACACTTCCGTATTTTCAGTAGTTTACAGAAAGGGAGACAATCAAACTTGGAGAAATGGGCAGTTTGCACAGTGAGTTCTGGAACGTCTGTTAGGTTTTACATACAAACTGGAATTGGAGCAGCTGAGTTCACCCAGGTAAACTCATTAGCCTAGTGGTAGTGTTTTTTCCCCTGAAGCTGAAAGGCCATGGGTTCAAGTCTGCAGTTGAGTCATACCAAATATTACatatgggacccaatgcctgtgtcccactctgatcatggTTTGATACATcttcaaagcattcccaatggtcttttaaatataaatatgctgtttttagtctaaatcaaaaaacttttctaggacatagtttctgcagagcggcagtaattcATTCAAAATTTGACTTTGTGTTGCtccgtttctgcagagcaacctCACCCCACTTCCCCTCCTAATCATGGaggagagcagggagcttgtggcccaaaCAGCGTATTTTTTGCTTCAGAAATAAGCTCTTTTTacaaaggatttgaataaagaaatactcaagaatccaattttaagattttttttttacatatgtcatccatcatcagaaaaacgctacaagaacatgaagaacatgttaaaactcaCCACTTTAatggatgggtcaaatgtggagaacaaatgtcTTACATCTCCTACAcaataatgggactttaaattgaAATTTTAGAGGGTATATCAATAGCCAGAAAACTTAAACTGTGCCATGCATAAGATCTGAAGAACTACACAAGCATGAGCGATCATTATGTACTGATTTATCACTTTAGAAAAGTTTATAACAGAGGGAAATATTGATAATAAAGTTGTGCTTCAATGTTTAATGGAGGTAAGATGGGGCAAAACCCCTCAGGATTGTAGTATGACCTGAAAAAATACtagagtatcatctgcaaaagAATGAACATACACAGATGAACCGAAAAGTTGATGTAAAGGTTGTGGGGCCACAGCACAGAGCCTTGAGGCACTCCTTTGAAAACTTAAACTATAAAAAGAAGCTAATTTAGTCAGTCGATATGCTGTTATCATACTTGTGTCTCATTTCAGAAGAATACCATAATTGTAACATTTGCAGTTTACTTGGTATCTTAGActaactctgatgaaaatcatgaacattttgattattgttttattctaaTAGATGTTAATCAGGAACAGatgtaaaaaatgcagtttaaaaaagattgaattTATGCTGGGCAGGagacaagctccctgctccactctgcAACAGGGCaggtggggggagggggcaggGTATCGGTTCCTCCCACAAcccagaggggaatttctaataaaatgcTGCtgcgctgcagaaactatgttctggaaaacagctgtgttttggtttaattttattttatctaaaaagTGGTgtattgaaagaccactggggatgctttaaaaataactcaaaaggTGACTGGAGAATTGTGTCAAATAAGTAAGACTGTAAGATGCTGTACTCCTTAAATTAACCCCAATCAGAGCTGAGGTTGGGAGGGAGAAGGGAAAAAGGCACGTCATTTACAAAACCACAATCAGTGTCCAAaaagataaacaggaagttgaTCCCTCCTTGTTTTATAGAATTTTTCAAAGTATTATCTGTGACTGATATTTTATAGGAAGAAAAATTATATAAGAAGCGGTGTTTTGCGTTAAAGGAAaagttttaatttagttttcacattttattcttaaGCTAATAAGTTGTATTGCTCTATTTACTCTAactattctattagttttatgAAATCTTCTATGCCAGGCTCTACTCAATAAAGCACATcataaaacaggattttatgcttttgttgtgatattttacacatattttatcATGAACTCCTAAAACCATGCttactaaaaacatttttcctgcaAAGCAAAAGAGAAAATCACAACACTTTATGTGTTAAATCAATATAAATATTGAGTTCACGTTAAGTTTTACATTGCGGCTGTGATAAGAGGCTTTTATTGTCCTGGGGGCATTTAAGGAGTTGCCCAAATGAAaccttatttttgtttcttcagacTTAAATTCAAAaacgtttcaggattgatttaaaaaactgaacttGGAAGTCAAGAGTTGTGCGCAAGCtgattctttgtgtttttaataaaacttcAGTGAACCAAATAATAGGTTTGATGAAAACTCAACCAACCATAAAAAgagatgatttttctttttaaaaaatacattctcaCAGGACCTTTCTTCCTAGCAGAGCTAAGATGTGATTTGTGTCACACTTTAACTTTCTTAACCATCACGTGGACGAATTTACGCtctgaaagatttgttttgtgGGGGCTAAAAACGCTGTCCACATTGGTGGCGCCTGTAGGTGTCGTTGCAGCTCTGGACCCGCAGCAGAGCGCCCCTCACCTCCTCCTTATGAACAGCATCACTTCACCTGATGTTGTTTTGCACACTGGGAATCAGGATCCTCTGCACGCCGCATCTAACGCGTCTAAAGCACCTCAAGCTGGATTTCTTTTGCCTTTGACTCATTTTATTCCCGATAAACTACTCCATGAAGCCTTTTTGGAAAATGCTGAAAATTCGTCGCTCTTTCCTGATTTTTGTGAGTTTCATAAAACTGTCTCCTTTTTCTCACACGGTCTTTGTGTTCACCTTGGTGGTTGTTTTTCCGTTTGGGTTTGAGTGACTTTGGAAATGCGGAGTTTCTTCTTGGATGTGGGTCCATCCCTGCCACCCTATCACTACATCATCGCTTGAAGCTCACTCACTGTCACCCGCCGCCCGACGTGACTCACTAACCGATCAGCTGCCCTGGGTTTGTCTGCCCTGCGGGAAGTTGCTGGACGTGACGGGACTTGTGTTTGTTCTTTCGTTTTAACACTAAAAGAAATACCATTAAGTAaggataaaaaacagaaatgctgattttctatgtttttatttctaaaacgtCCCGATGACAACAATTCAGCTGACAAAAATGTGATTGATGTGCCTTAGGACCTCAGCTGGAGGTTTGGCTGATGGTTTAGATGCCACAAACATATATATTTGCTATGTCTGTGTCCGGGTAATATTGTATTTCCTGCGCAAAGAAAACGCTTTTACGCAGTGGGTGCCCGTGACATTCGCTTTTACGCACCAACGCTGCGCAATTGCCGCTAACCTCGGTGCCCAGACGGAGATGGGAGGAGAAAAACTCCTCTCCGGGGGGCATGAGGAGTATCCGACTCAAGGTGACTTCAGCAGCCAGGGGCAGCCGCGGTCCCGTGAATAGTTGCGGCGCCAGCATGCCCTCCTGGCCCAATGACTCTGAGTGTCTCCCTCCAAactgcagctgggaggagacCAACAACGGCACTCGGAACCTGGAGTTTTCTCTGCCACCACTTAATTATTACTCCATTCCTCTCCTTGCGGCCATAACCGTCGCGTGCACACTACTGTTTCTGGTTGGAGTGACCGGAAACGTCATGACTattctggtggtaggcaggtaCAGGGACATGCGAACTACTACCAACTTATACCTGTGCAGCATGGCTGTTTCCGACCTGCTTATTTTCCTCTGCATGCCTCTGGACCTGTACCGCATGTGGAGGTACAGGCCCTGGCGCCTCGGGGATGCGCTCTGCAAACTCTTTCAGTTTGTGTCGGAGTCGTGCACGTACTCAACCATACTGAGCATCACTGCGCTGTCCGTGGAGCGCTACCTGGCCATATGTTTCCCGTTACGCGCAAAGGCTTTGGTCACCAAAAGGCGTGTGCGCGCTCTGATTTGTTTCCTTTGGACAGTGTCTCTTTTGAGCGCTGGCCCCGTGTTCGTCATGGTGGGAGTGGAGAGGGACATCACGGAGCCTCCCAACTTCAGCTCATGGATCAACGAGACTGGCTTGTTTTTGGACGTTGGGGACACGCGGGAGTGCAGGATGACGCACTACGCCGTGGAGTCTGGACTGATGGAGGCCATGGTGTGGCTCAGCTCAGTTTTCTTCTTCATGCCAGTGTTCTGTCTAACAGTGCTCTACAGCCTCATAGGCCGTCGGCTGTGGCAGAGGCACAGGGAAACGAGCGTAAGCTCCCGAGTGGCCCACAGGGACAAAAGCAACAGACAAACCATCAAGATGCTCGGTAAGTTTGAAGGGTGCgccaattaaataaaaaatacgcACCAGACGCATCAATATAATTATgacttttcaaaacaaacattgtttCTCTTTGTTTAAAGAATAAGTCCTCATCCACTTACAAGTCTTCCCTTCTTtgctcctcttcttcctgcAGTGGTGGTTGTGCTGGCCTTTGTCCTTTGCTGGTTACCGTTCCACGTGGGTCGGTACCTGCAGTTCCGGTCTCTCGACGCGCCCTCCCCATTACTGTCCGTGTTGTCTGAGTACTGCAGCATGGTGTCCGTGGTTCTCTTCTACCTGAGCGCCGCAATAAACCCGGTCCTCTACAACACCATGTCCTGGAAATACCGGGGTGCAGCGGCGCGCCTCTTTGGCCTCGCAGACAATCACCCGGCACGGGGCCGCACCGCCAGCACCGTGAAGGGAGACAGCTCCATCGGATGGACAGAATCCACAATCAGCCTGTGAGCTGATGGTCCaagtttgttgttgctgttgttttttcattctcatcttcagaaaagtcaccaaaaagCCATAACTTCCGTCAGGTCAGAGACTGTCTGCaaagataaaaaggaaaaagcaacaaaaactgtAGACTAAAAACTGCGGTTCCAAGTGTTTTCCCGCCGATTGTTTCCACAAGTGCCATAGATTCATGCAAGACAATGAGAAGATGGGCGCTCACACCTCAAGTGCTCCAGATGAACGCTCGCCAATGCATGCGCATACATGCTCCTTAAAGAGCCACATTCTTTGACAAATGCCTTATTTTGCTTCCAtgctcaaaatgtaaaaaaaaaagactgagggGAAGATATAACACACATTCATTGTGTTACATCTGCTGCGCATTATATCTTACACAAGACTCTGTCGGGCAGGAACTTCTGAATTTTCTGAGGGGCCCAGGTTGAAAAAACTGCAGGGGATCAAATTCagaacaaatacataaaacattaatacaATGAAAATATGGATGTTATGATTACTTTAAATCTAATGTAAAGGTTAATTGCTTGAAAAATCAAAAGAGCTAcataaaccaaaccaaaacatATCAGCAATGAAAAACTGAATTAtaactttggaaaaaaataaagagagcattttatttaaaatgtacaaaaattagcttttaaaacgttttttttaaagttggtaCAAGAACAATATGCAACAAATGTTTAAAGGTCGTTTGAAGTTGGTCAACTCTCAGGGGTCACCCTTAGAGTCTCCCAAGGATTTGGCAAATAGGCTTTTTGGTGTCACAAAACTTCATCCTGATGTCAGAAATGTTGCTTTGGAGACCATTAAAGGATCTGGGAAGTTGTCATATATTTTTAGCATTGGTTCAGGTTCCTCAAATCGTCTTGTTAAGAGATATAATTCTGCTGCACTAAAGGTGCAGGAGAATGTAAAACTAAAGGTTGCTGTTACTCAACATAGTGGTCTTGGGGTCTGCAGTCTTTCAGATTTTTGCCATTTCTAAATATCCTTTGGAAAAACATCTCTAATGTGGTTTTCAGGttcatttggtttttttttttttggtttttttttaacccttgtgctatcctaggcactttaacattgggagttgggtcatctagacccactagacagtgcgctgaaccttttttcatcaatgatttgtgatcttcactggtttccatggattacatgaaatctttccacctttatccacctttgtcatggtaggataACACGTcgatggtcatcttgaccccgtaggatagcacaagggttaaaagcagaCCTCGACTGTTCTAGGATGTATTGATTAGGAGATTGTTCTTAAAAGTTTAAACCATcctgtatacatttttttttacaaaaaagaaaaaagcagatcaTAATATACCCAAATGATCCCGAATGTTAAATCAAAATCTTCAAACAAATATGTCCCCCTGACTTTaaatttgttctaaaaaaattaaatgggccatgacttgaaaagaaaaatttaataaaagtttgtatCTTGGGTTTGATCATCTGAACTCAGAGGACCTTTGAACTGCCAGGAAATGTATTCATTTGTAAATAGATGCTTTATAGAGTTGATACTGTGAAATCTACAGTTCAAATCACAACAGCCTCAACAAAATTTacagcttattccataaaaaatGTACAGTGCTTGTAtgacattatttattaaaatattgaatgtaaaaaaagacaaaaacatcctttttattcttaaaaaattGTGATGCTCATCTGATGCTTTTATGTTTCTGTGATAAAGTATTGtctaaaaaggaaaactttgcattttgttatttatcatttttgtgtCAATACTTTGTACTTTAGCTAACATTTGCATAAAATATCTTTTCTTCTCAGGCAGACGTTGGATTTCTGCGTTCAGTCGAGTGAAACAGAGCATCAAGCATTTACTGCCCTGATCTGAAGCAGAGAAGATTAAAACTGTCGTCTAACAGAAGAAAGCGCTCAGTTTAAACTCTCACTTCGACTTTTCaatgtgaaaaatgtatctATGTGCCACTTATGgcaaaatccccccccccctgcatacTCTGGGTTCCTCCAATGTCCTTGAAAGATGGTCTAACAAGAAATGTCACGATTCAggcgtttgttttttgttagataacacaaactcaaaaaacTGAGCCATGTGGAAAACTGGGTGAGAAATTCTAAAgagactgctttttttttctaaataaaaccgTAAAATGAATCCAGAACTCTACAAAACTGATTTATCAGCTTACCTGCAGCATTTGGGTGCAGGGAGACCCAAAGTCAGGGGGCAAATATCTGCAAAAAGGGTCACTGCTCCTTCTATTTGGAGAGGATTGTAAAAGCCTAACCAAACTCTTTGAAGAccatttacagacaaaaagCATTTAAGGCAGCTGCCACTGTGGACACtagaaaacatttgcaaaatgTTTAAATCCTCAACAACAGAACACATGTAAAAGTAGTTTGGAAGAGCTTCTAATTGCTTCTAATACAACTGTATCCTATAAATATACTAAGCcgaagaggattttttttttaaaagcagaaacacCAGAAATTCACAGCTAAGCATCAGCTGTGGTGGAAGTATGATGATTTGGGGTTGCTTTGAAAGGGATTCATCAATAAATTCTTGTGTATGccattacacacacacaagaccTACTGTGCAAAGACAAAAGACTGGAGAAAAGTATGAATCTAAAGATGATTATAATCAGTCCacatgaaaaatacagaaatgatTCATTGTCGATGTgagttcattttgatttttgatccaggacaccagaaacacatGGAATTctgcaatttgtttaaaaatgttacatttaaataatGCTCAAAAATGATTTTCAACATGACTAGATTTGTTTGTAGAACATCTGCTCCTTGGATTTTTTCTCGACAAAAAGagatatacttttttttttttttttttactttttttgaggAATTTTCACCCCGTCTTTCTGTTATACAAAAGTGGATGAGGAAAAAATATGGAGTTCTGCAGGTTTGGGGGACTACGTGTGCAAAACTGCCCTTTCTGTGAGTGCTTTTTAGGGACATAAGCAGGATAAGCATGCAATTATTTCAATTGGTGTACAGCTTAATGTAAAAATCACTGGAAAGAACAGCAAGAAAAGACTGAATCTACCAAAAGAAACACCTTTACTGAGTTTTTGCTGCAGAATTTTAgaataatgaaaatgtttgcaACACGTGTTCATTTAGAGGAGCtctaaaagtataaaaatctattttcagtCCTGTGTGTTTATCTTCTGTTAAAATGAAAGTACTGCTGATAAATCTGAAAGattcaaatcaataaaaagaaaatgtcaggtAAA is drawn from Oryzias latipes chromosome 22, ASM223467v1 and contains these coding sequences:
- the LOC101167158 gene encoding growth hormone secretagogue receptor type 1, which translates into the protein MRSIRLKVTSAARGSRGPVNSCGASMPSWPNDSECLPPNCSWEETNNGTRNLEFSLPPLNYYSIPLLAAITVACTLLFLVGVTGNVMTILVVGRYRDMRTTTNLYLCSMAVSDLLIFLCMPLDLYRMWRYRPWRLGDALCKLFQFVSESCTYSTILSITALSVERYLAICFPLRAKALVTKRRVRALICFLWTVSLLSAGPVFVMVGVERDITEPPNFSSWINETGLFLDVGDTRECRMTHYAVESGLMEAMVWLSSVFFFMPVFCLTVLYSLIGRRLWQRHRETSVSSRVAHRDKSNRQTIKMLVVVVLAFVLCWLPFHVGRYLQFRSLDAPSPLLSVLSEYCSMVSVVLFYLSAAINPVLYNTMSWKYRGAAARLFGLADNHPARGRTASTVKGDSSIGWTESTISL